Below is a genomic region from Demequina sp. NBRC 110054.
TCACGCGGTCAGCAAGGTCGAGTTCGTTCTTCTGGGTCAAGCGGCCCCTCATGGACGGCGCGTGATGAATCCGGACGAGAGTTCCGAGGAGCGCGCGCTGAATTGGCACCAGCGCATCTCCTGACAGGTGCCAACCGAAGGCGTCGAAGCGTTGAATCTCGATGCCGGCCTGTCGCACCTGATCTGGGCCGCTATTGGCGAGCATCTCCAGAAGTCGCTCACCTTGCGACATGCGTTTCTCGCAGTCCTCGCAGAGCAGGTAGTGCTTTGGCAAGTCCTGGTCTGCGCCCGTGACCGCGTCACCTGGCTTGCCGCGGTAGAAGGCGCCCTTTGGCTTCATCCCTAGGTTCTGCATGCTTCTCTGCTCGGCCTTGGCGTGCTTTCCCGCGAACCGAGGCACGACGTGTGAGTGGAGAAGCAGGACGTGGTGTCTCCGACAGATACAGCATCGTCCCTCGACTTCTTGCGTTCGACGGTCCGAGCCCAACATTGGCGCGCTGCCGGTCCCGGGAATTGGGGGCAACTTGTTGCGTTTCGGCTTCTCGTAGGGGCCAACCGCGGCGTCACGGCGACTCGCTTTGGCTTTGCTCCCGCTCACGGTGTCCCCTGACGCCTAGCGCTCAGATTGAGCTGTCGCACCACAACGTGACCATGAATTCGAAGATCCGCTGCGTTTGGCGTCAAGAACATAGCTCCGGCTACTCGCAGGCAATGCCGTCGCCGTCGCGATCCAACTTGCTTGAGTAGCCAGGATCACCGCGGTGAATCGGCGCTGCGCCTGCTTCCCGTACAGCGGTGCAGTTGGCGTAACTCACTTCTGCGTCAAACTGATCTTCCTCTTGTGGCGCGTCGGCACCCGAAGCGCCCTCGACGGCTTCTCGATACCCCTCCGCAAACGGATGATCTGGGCACAGCGCAAGCATTCCATTGACCTCGGCAGTCTGTCCGGCAGACAGTTCCGCGCCAGAAAGGTAG
It encodes:
- a CDS encoding SEC-C domain-containing protein, translating into MPRFAGKHAKAEQRSMQNLGMKPKGAFYRGKPGDAVTGADQDLPKHYLLCEDCEKRMSQGERLLEMLANSGPDQVRQAGIEIQRFDAFGWHLSGDALVPIQRALLGTLVRIHHAPSMRGRLTQKNELDLADRVNRDDYSRILPPFGVRLYSFIAPTGHTTPPNPKAIPPTGVSRQLSELILGGIAWHIPNSIHFRDGPDGFFTKRGWKLLAGHFWDDPLVGGYLGAQPAIDLELPALWAAVPADQPCPCGSGETKARCCALTWLS